A window from Lachnoanaerobaculum umeaense encodes these proteins:
- the scfB gene encoding thioether cross-link-forming SCIFF peptide maturase, translated as MLHQYKNNGYNIVLDVNSGSVHVVDELLYDAMEIVEKLIGELDSPIKLDSETKTGLKSALEGKYSDEEIDEAIADIQELIDAEELYTKDTYELYINDFKERETVVKALCLHIAHDCNLACKYCFAEEGEYHGRRALMSYDVGKRALDFLVANSGNRRNLEVDFFGGEPLMNWQVVKDLVKYGRSLEETNNKKFRFTITTNGMLLNDEVMDFCNKEMSNVVLSLDGRKEVNDAMRPTRGGKGSYDVIVPKFLKFAESRGTKDYYIRGTFTRNNLEFSNDVLHFADLGFKQTSMEPVVGEESETYAIREEDIPKIMEEYDKLAVEYIKRKKEGRGFNFFHFNIDLTQGPCVAKRLSGCGSGTEYLAVTPWGDLYPCHQFVGKEEFLLGNVFDGLERKDISNEFKLCNVYAKPKCKDCYARFYCSGGCAANSYSFHGSITDTYDTGCELQKKRIECAIMIKAALAG; from the coding sequence TTGTTACATCAATATAAGAATAATGGATATAATATAGTATTGGATGTGAATTCAGGTTCTGTTCATGTAGTGGATGAGCTGCTGTATGATGCAATGGAGATTGTAGAAAAGCTTATAGGAGAGCTTGATTCACCGATAAAGCTAGATAGCGAAACAAAGACCGGTTTGAAGTCGGCTTTGGAGGGCAAATACAGTGATGAGGAAATAGATGAAGCTATAGCTGACATACAGGAGCTTATAGATGCAGAGGAGCTTTATACAAAGGATACTTATGAACTGTATATAAATGACTTTAAAGAGAGGGAAACAGTAGTAAAAGCACTCTGCCTTCATATCGCCCATGATTGTAACCTAGCTTGTAAGTATTGTTTTGCTGAAGAGGGAGAATATCATGGAAGAAGGGCTTTAATGAGCTATGATGTCGGCAAGAGAGCATTGGATTTTCTTGTGGCCAATTCAGGAAACAGAAGAAACTTGGAAGTAGACTTCTTTGGTGGCGAGCCGCTTATGAATTGGCAGGTGGTAAAAGACCTGGTAAAGTATGGAAGAAGCTTGGAAGAAACTAATAATAAAAAGTTCAGATTTACTATCACAACAAATGGTATGCTTCTAAATGATGAAGTTATGGATTTTTGTAATAAAGAAATGTCAAATGTTGTACTCAGTCTGGATGGTAGAAAAGAAGTGAATGATGCTATGCGTCCTACAAGAGGAGGCAAGGGCAGCTATGATGTTATAGTACCGAAGTTCTTAAAATTTGCCGAGTCAAGAGGTACTAAGGACTACTATATCAGAGGTACTTTTACAAGAAATAATTTAGAATTTTCTAATGATGTATTGCATTTTGCAGATCTTGGATTTAAACAGACCAGTATGGAGCCTGTTGTAGGTGAGGAAAGTGAAACCTATGCAATTAGAGAAGAGGATATTCCAAAGATTATGGAGGAATATGATAAACTTGCTGTTGAATATATTAAAAGAAAGAAAGAAGGAAGAGGATTTAACTTTTTCCATTTCAATATAGATTTAACTCAGGGACCTTGTGTTGCAAAGAGACTTTCGGGTTGTGGCTCAGGAACAGAATACCTTGCGGTAACACCTTGGGGAGATTTATATCCATGTCATCAGTTTGTAGGTAAAGAGGAGTTTTTACTTGGAAATGTGTTTGATGGACTGGAGAGAAAAGACATTAGTAATGAGTTTAAGTTATGCAATGTTTATGCAAAACCAAAGTGTAAGGATTGCTATGCAAGATTTTATTGTAGTGGAGGCTGTGCGGCAAATTCCTATAGCTTTCATGGCTCTATTACAGATACTTATGATACCGGTTGCGAACTTCAAAAAAAGAGAATTGAGTGTGCAATAATGATAAAAGCAGCGTTAGCTGGGTAA
- the scfA gene encoding six-cysteine ranthipeptide SCIFF: MKHVVTLNEKTLKESLKRGGCGECQTSCQSACKTSCTVGNQGCENPNR, from the coding sequence ATGAAGCATGTTGTTACATTAAATGAGAAAACTCTTAAAGAGAGCCTAAAGCGTGGTGGTTGTGGCGAGTGCCAGACTTCTTGTCAGTCAGCTTGCAAGACATCTTGCACAGTTGGAAATCAGGGCTGTGAAAATCCTAACAGATAA
- a CDS encoding serine/threonine-protein kinase, which yields MLEIGSLLDGKYKILNKIGQGGMSIVYLAMNEKANKQWAIKEMRKEKNKNYEIMRQSLITETNLLKELKHQYLPSIADIIENDDTIIIVMDYVEGRPLSDILAEQGTIEEERVVEYAIQLCDVLDYLHSQKPPIIYRDLKPANIMLRPDGKITLIDFGTARRYNYDSVSDTTCLGTLGYAAPEQFAGGTLRQTDARTDIYNLGATMYHLLTGVNPSEPPYELYPIRKWDERLSNGLEKIILRATRKDPEKRFNDCKEMSYALQHFRDLDDSYIVRQKQKILLFATTLVLSISCFSLSFIVNGMERREISKLYNNYLSEAALNIASNSDENSIDGNVLSYFQDAINIAPQNTEAYIRMLDYYCYMGQTRNGLMVLSAMIASGEGDLNKNDDIMMKMGQIYFLGNNKDTDFDIDYGTAARYFDKVNTKKYPQAKYYSSLSRSLSEIGTDWKVIVEDMNHVDEYLNTEVNEEEKVEIYITLSKIYRANAFGIQKVGEQPFDKAMELLLKADEILKSPYIDKDLKEQYLPEVYFGMADAHYRRANTNLEDNEARNDLYEAISYYEQYLIFETSSQNILFENRIGDIYRTLGEYDRAKSEYEELIEKYPMDATAYISLSTMLLMDIKDVSASAKVYKDASKLPGIEYNSNFVSLKNKLQNIGGI from the coding sequence ATGTTGGAGATTGGCAGCCTTTTAGATGGGAAATATAAAATTTTAAATAAAATCGGTCAGGGCGGTATGAGCATTGTTTATTTGGCAATGAATGAAAAGGCAAATAAACAATGGGCCATAAAGGAGATGAGAAAAGAAAAAAATAAAAACTATGAGATTATGAGACAAAGTCTTATAACTGAAACGAATCTCCTAAAAGAGCTGAAACATCAATACTTACCAAGTATTGCGGATATAATTGAAAATGACGATACAATAATAATTGTAATGGATTATGTAGAGGGTAGACCACTATCTGATATTTTGGCAGAGCAGGGAACCATTGAAGAAGAGAGAGTAGTTGAATATGCTATACAGCTGTGTGATGTACTGGATTATCTGCATTCACAAAAACCACCAATAATATATAGGGATTTGAAGCCTGCAAATATAATGCTAAGACCTGACGGTAAGATAACATTAATAGATTTTGGAACGGCAAGAAGATATAATTATGACAGTGTATCAGACACCACCTGTCTTGGTACACTAGGTTATGCAGCACCGGAGCAGTTTGCCGGTGGAACTCTAAGACAAACTGATGCAAGGACTGATATATACAATCTTGGAGCTACTATGTATCACCTTTTGACCGGAGTAAATCCTTCAGAGCCTCCATATGAGTTATATCCTATTAGAAAATGGGATGAGAGATTATCAAACGGACTTGAAAAGATTATACTTAGAGCTACAAGAAAGGATCCTGAAAAACGATTTAATGATTGCAAGGAAATGTCTTATGCATTACAGCATTTTAGAGATTTAGACGATTCATATATAGTAAGACAAAAACAAAAAATATTACTTTTCGCTACAACTCTTGTTCTGTCAATATCCTGTTTTTCACTGTCTTTTATAGTCAATGGTATGGAGAGAAGAGAAATATCCAAGCTTTATAATAATTATCTGTCAGAAGCAGCTCTAAATATAGCATCTAATAGTGATGAAAACAGTATTGATGGAAATGTTTTGAGTTATTTTCAAGATGCTATAAATATAGCACCACAAAACACAGAAGCATATATAAGGATGTTAGATTATTACTGTTATATGGGACAAACAAGGAATGGGCTGATGGTACTTTCAGCTATGATTGCTTCAGGTGAAGGAGACTTGAATAAAAATGATGACATAATGATGAAAATGGGACAGATATATTTTCTTGGAAATAACAAGGACACAGATTTTGATATTGATTATGGAACTGCTGCGAGATATTTCGATAAAGTGAATACAAAAAAATATCCTCAAGCAAAGTATTATTCCTCCCTTTCAAGATCGTTATCAGAGATAGGTACAGACTGGAAGGTTATAGTCGAGGATATGAATCATGTAGATGAGTATCTAAATACAGAAGTGAATGAGGAAGAAAAAGTAGAGATATATATTACACTTTCAAAGATATATAGAGCTAATGCTTTTGGTATACAAAAGGTAGGTGAACAGCCTTTTGATAAGGCTATGGAGCTTTTACTTAAAGCAGATGAAATATTGAAAAGTCCTTATATAGACAAAGATTTAAAAGAACAATATTTACCGGAAGTATACTTTGGAATGGCTGATGCACATTATAGAAGGGCCAATACCAACTTGGAGGATAATGAAGCCAGAAATGATTTGTATGAAGCTATCTCATACTATGAGCAATATCTAATATTTGAGACATCTTCACAGAATATTCTTTTTGAAAACAGAATAGGTGATATATATAGAACGTTGGGGGAATACGACAGAGCAAAGTCAGAATATGAGGAACTTATAGAAAAGTATCCTATGGATGCTACTGCATATATAAGTTTATCTACAATGTTACTTATGGACATAAAAGATGTAAGTGCTTCCGCTAAAGTCTATAAAGATGCAAGCAAATTACCGGGAATAGAATATAATTCAAATTTTGTTTCATTAAAGAATAAATTACAAAATATTGGAGGTATATAA
- a CDS encoding PP2C family protein-serine/threonine phosphatase: MSYVFAAQTEVGLKKNCNQDSIILKRARFKGEEVCIGVICDGMGGLSCGEFASKSIVEAFSDWFTNHYSNYENIWDEKKIGIDLGNILSSENEGLLYYGKEHGIYLGTTITAILLVGRKYFVCHVGDTRLYKISSSKISRLTNDHTVIAKEIAEGRLNDVDARRDPRRNVLLQCIGATEDVEPDMFCGEVVKGDILLLCSDGFRHEISEKEILNTLLKCDNTELNKGLRTLIDLNLKRKEHDNISAALIKIQ, translated from the coding sequence ATGAGTTATGTTTTTGCAGCACAAACTGAGGTTGGATTAAAAAAGAATTGTAATCAAGACAGTATTATTCTAAAAAGAGCAAGATTTAAGGGTGAAGAGGTTTGTATTGGAGTAATCTGTGATGGAATGGGTGGTCTATCTTGTGGAGAATTTGCAAGCAAGAGCATTGTAGAAGCATTTTCTGATTGGTTTACAAATCATTATAGTAATTATGAAAATATCTGGGATGAAAAAAAGATAGGTATTGATCTTGGAAATATTTTGAGTTCTGAAAATGAAGGATTACTATACTATGGGAAAGAGCATGGTATATATCTGGGTACTACTATAACAGCTATTCTCTTGGTAGGAAGAAAATATTTTGTTTGCCATGTAGGAGATACAAGATTATATAAGATATCATCATCTAAAATAAGTAGACTCACAAATGATCATACTGTTATTGCAAAGGAAATAGCAGAAGGAAGGCTAAATGATGTAGATGCAAGAAGAGATCCTAGAAGAAATGTACTTTTGCAATGTATAGGAGCTACAGAAGATGTAGAGCCAGATATGTTTTGCGGTGAAGTGGTCAAAGGTGATATTTTATTACTTTGTAGTGATGGATTTAGACATGAGATATCTGAAAAAGAGATTTTAAACACATTGTTAAAATGTGATAACACAGAGCTAAACAAGGGATTGCGTACATTGATAGATCTAAACCTCAAAAGAAAGGAACATGATAATATTTCAGCAGCTTTGATTAAGATACAGTAA
- a CDS encoding DUF6382 domain-containing protein, with protein MFIKNEADKGVELIYDVGGTDKIDNVSIGIMQNNDIPGLFPIDIITNDKNIEFKYKVGFIKNINEYLCEELTKEDLLGIFENICKAISCIEEYMLGESQIILENEYIFVEDEGIRMILLPIQNRRNSISISAFFKNLLLDMMVKNDKAAYFAADITKQLSDEEDFSYDKFLHLLSELKYKNHIEKPSVKKVELKSDLKERKVNNIEGIVKPMSSAPAYPQYNIKQQEIKSIITPGIDNAIRNINGNQVKEEKKSIFGFANLSKKKEIENSNQTSNSFLIPGRDDPINIGAKTTKEKKKFSLFGKKKENSAVENNIKANDLNSSGFAETTVLQNFSNMGETTLLGLQKSIINSFLIWKRTGERIVIDKSDFRIGREKNYVDFCINDNTSVGRNHAEIIRKDGAFFIRDLKSLNFTMVNGEKISPSLEVELWDNDIISLANEEFEFHIG; from the coding sequence ATGTTTATAAAAAATGAAGCGGATAAAGGTGTCGAGCTAATATATGATGTCGGAGGTACTGATAAAATAGATAATGTAAGTATAGGTATAATGCAAAACAATGATATTCCGGGTTTATTTCCGATAGATATAATTACAAATGATAAGAATATAGAGTTTAAGTATAAGGTAGGATTTATAAAAAATATTAATGAATATCTTTGTGAGGAACTTACAAAGGAAGATCTATTAGGTATTTTTGAGAATATCTGTAAAGCTATAAGCTGTATTGAAGAATATATGCTTGGAGAATCACAGATTATTTTAGAAAATGAATATATATTTGTAGAGGATGAAGGAATACGAATGATTCTTTTACCGATACAAAACAGAAGAAATAGTATAAGTATATCAGCATTCTTTAAAAATCTATTGTTGGATATGATGGTAAAAAATGATAAGGCAGCATATTTCGCAGCTGATATAACAAAGCAACTCTCAGACGAAGAAGACTTTTCTTATGATAAATTTTTGCATTTATTATCTGAATTAAAGTATAAAAATCATATTGAAAAACCAAGTGTAAAAAAAGTTGAACTCAAATCAGATCTAAAGGAAAGAAAAGTCAATAACATAGAAGGAATTGTAAAGCCTATGTCTTCAGCACCGGCATATCCCCAATATAATATCAAACAACAAGAAATAAAAAGTATTATTACTCCCGGTATTGACAATGCAATACGAAATATCAATGGAAATCAGGTAAAGGAGGAGAAAAAGAGTATTTTTGGATTTGCAAATTTGTCAAAGAAAAAAGAAATTGAAAATAGTAATCAGACGAGTAACAGCTTTTTGATTCCTGGGAGAGATGATCCCATAAATATAGGTGCAAAAACTACGAAAGAGAAAAAGAAATTTTCTTTATTTGGTAAAAAGAAGGAAAATTCTGCAGTTGAGAATAATATTAAGGCAAATGATTTGAATAGCAGTGGCTTTGCAGAAACTACAGTATTACAAAATTTTTCTAATATGGGCGAAACGACATTGTTGGGATTACAAAAAAGTATAATAAATTCATTCTTGATATGGAAGAGAACCGGGGAGAGAATTGTAATAGATAAGTCTGATTTTAGAATTGGTAGAGAAAAAAATTATGTAGATTTCTGTATAAATGATAATACTTCTGTAGGAAGAAATCATGCAGAGATCATACGAAAAGATGGAGCTTTTTTTATCAGAGATTTGAAGTCGTTAAACTTTACCATGGTGAATGGCGAAAAGATATCACCAAGTCTGGAAGTGGAGCTTTGGGACAATGATATTATCAGTTTGGCAAATGAAGAATTCGAATTTCACATAGGATAA
- a CDS encoding P-loop NTPase family protein, with protein MKIRLALIDSDKDYRKRLSDFYIKNYHDRIEILTFSSLDSFENNRGNKTIDVMLVAEDIEEDLSLYNGKISIAYLSDRDLIERKNNIKTINKFKKPDKIYKEILNILADGANGDIAYKFNDGNHTTVEVFMSVNGGAGATSLAIAYGKKLAMKGIPTLYLNFETLNSSGIFLEGESNVGFDEIIYAIKSKKQSVSLKIESNVLQTVEGLDFFNEARIALDMLEMNDDDIATLIQELQSMGKYKHIIIDSSLNIGSRLNVFSKLAHKIVLVFEETKFGIKKMSDLNEALQLLENGGNIDITNKLTIICNKVSDVNHVSIPPNLYVREFIKNYSVENSDLTNILAQVPFLENLR; from the coding sequence ATGAAGATCAGATTAGCTTTAATAGACAGTGATAAGGATTACAGAAAAAGATTATCGGATTTTTATATTAAAAATTACCATGACAGAATAGAAATATTGACTTTCTCTTCTTTGGATTCATTTGAAAATAATAGAGGAAATAAGACTATTGATGTAATGCTTGTAGCTGAAGACATAGAAGAGGATCTATCTCTATATAATGGAAAGATAAGTATTGCATATTTATCAGATAGAGATTTGATAGAAAGAAAAAACAATATAAAAACGATTAATAAATTTAAAAAGCCTGACAAGATATATAAAGAAATTTTGAATATTTTGGCAGATGGAGCAAATGGTGATATTGCATATAAATTCAATGATGGGAATCATACTACAGTAGAGGTGTTTATGTCAGTAAATGGAGGTGCAGGTGCTACTTCTTTGGCAATAGCATATGGAAAGAAACTGGCTATGAAAGGAATACCTACTTTGTACTTAAACTTTGAAACATTGAATTCATCAGGTATATTCTTGGAGGGAGAGAGTAATGTGGGATTTGATGAAATAATATATGCAATAAAGAGTAAAAAGCAGAGCGTTTCGCTAAAAATAGAAAGCAATGTTTTACAGACTGTAGAAGGATTAGATTTTTTTAATGAGGCAAGAATAGCACTTGATATGCTTGAGATGAATGATGATGATATAGCAACACTTATTCAGGAATTACAAAGTATGGGTAAGTATAAGCATATAATAATAGATAGCAGCCTAAATATAGGTAGTAGACTGAATGTTTTTTCAAAACTTGCACATAAGATTGTTTTAGTTTTTGAGGAAACCAAGTTTGGGATAAAGAAAATGTCGGATTTGAATGAAGCATTACAGTTGTTGGAAAATGGTGGAAATATTGATATAACAAATAAACTTACTATTATATGTAATAAGGTAAGTGATGTGAATCATGTATCTATACCACCAAATCTTTATGTAAGAGAATTTATAAAAAACTATAGTGTTGAAAATAGTGACTTAACAAATATATTGGCACAAGTTCCTTTTTTGGAAAACTTGAGATAG
- a CDS encoding WG repeat-containing protein has protein sequence MTMKKILSPTIILLLVLGWGNIIGGNARKYKNYKDYMAKARELDEKEIYIDAVEQYKKAREFTEDKLPIEEAILDDYLKLEKYKDFEKHGNMILENYNYPRNVARKMTDYYMDRKQTANALKLVNAYLEKDTNDDEFLEMQGKLRGTYTEIYFGKDSISGYYNGFYVFSQDGKEGLIKSDGSEKIKAIYEKIYPYGKEPNYAAVCEDNAWYYIDKNGYKKLATDFKVETLGVYGNNLAPYCSEGKCSYIDENAVKATDNTYEFAGSFANKRAAVKQNGKWAIIKNDFSQVTDFIYEDVIMDDFGFATSQNVYIAKFEGKYHIFNLDGKIKGNAGFEDAKAFIADESTAVKVDGKWGFANKNGEIEFITEYKDVKAFSNGFAAVYNGEKWGYINNNSTVVIDFEFNEAYSFNNSGIAAVKKPSWKFIKLAK, from the coding sequence ATGACAATGAAGAAAATACTTTCACCTACAATAATATTATTATTGGTACTTGGCTGGGGCAATATAATAGGCGGAAATGCCAGAAAATATAAGAATTATAAAGATTATATGGCAAAAGCAAGAGAACTGGATGAAAAGGAAATTTATATTGATGCAGTTGAACAGTATAAGAAGGCAAGAGAATTTACAGAGGATAAATTACCTATAGAAGAAGCAATACTTGATGATTATCTAAAATTAGAGAAGTACAAGGACTTTGAAAAGCATGGCAATATGATTTTAGAAAATTATAATTATCCAAGAAATGTAGCAAGAAAGATGACTGACTACTATATGGATAGGAAACAAACTGCTAATGCTCTCAAACTTGTAAATGCATATTTGGAGAAAGATACAAATGATGATGAATTTCTGGAGATGCAGGGTAAACTTAGAGGAACATACACTGAGATATACTTTGGTAAGGACTCTATAAGTGGATATTATAATGGCTTTTATGTATTTTCGCAGGATGGAAAAGAGGGGCTTATAAAGTCTGATGGAAGCGAAAAGATAAAAGCTATATATGAGAAAATATATCCCTATGGAAAAGAACCAAACTATGCCGCAGTTTGTGAAGATAACGCTTGGTACTATATTGATAAAAATGGATATAAAAAGCTAGCTACTGATTTTAAAGTAGAGACTCTTGGAGTATATGGAAATAATTTAGCTCCATATTGTAGTGAAGGAAAGTGTTCTTATATTGACGAAAATGCTGTTAAGGCAACAGATAATACTTACGAATTTGCAGGCAGTTTTGCAAATAAGAGAGCAGCAGTAAAGCAAAATGGAAAATGGGCTATTATAAAAAATGATTTCTCACAAGTTACTGATTTTATATATGAGGATGTGATAATGGATGATTTCGGATTTGCAACATCACAAAATGTATATATTGCAAAATTTGAAGGTAAGTATCATATTTTCAATTTAGACGGAAAGATAAAAGGTAATGCAGGTTTCGAGGATGCAAAGGCATTTATAGCAGATGAATCTACAGCAGTAAAAGTAGATGGTAAGTGGGGATTTGCAAATAAGAACGGTGAAATTGAATTTATTACTGAATACAAGGATGTGAAAGCTTTTTCAAATGGATTTGCTGCTGTATACAATGGAGAAAAATGGGGTTATATAAACAATAATTCCACAGTAGTAATTGATTTTGAGTTTAATGAAGCATATAGCTTTAATAATAGTGGAATAGCGGCTGTTAAAAAGCCGTCCTGGAAATTTATAAAACTTGCAAAATAG
- a CDS encoding prepilin peptidase, producing the protein MVNLILCILFMLIAYAMTEYIYKKRYNISKQNIYLLVIYLLIGVAIGILYKVYEYDILKSLKALTIISVVLIVAGIDYREKIIPNEAIISILSIASILILINIFKNKVETLAIFIDSTVAMILGAGLFAISKAVSKNGVGMGDIKIIGALGFYLRTYALIGVLMVSLVSIAVYGMFKILTKKATTKDEIAFAPFIAFGVTTCMILGF; encoded by the coding sequence ATGGTAAATTTGATACTATGTATATTGTTTATGTTGATAGCATATGCTATGACAGAATATATATACAAAAAAAGATATAACATATCAAAGCAGAATATATATTTATTGGTCATATATCTATTGATAGGTGTAGCTATAGGGATTTTATATAAAGTGTATGAGTATGATATCTTAAAATCACTTAAGGCTCTAACTATAATTTCTGTAGTATTGATCGTTGCAGGTATTGACTATAGAGAAAAAATAATACCAAATGAAGCCATTATATCTATTCTAAGTATTGCAAGTATACTTATATTAATAAATATATTTAAAAACAAAGTAGAAACATTGGCTATCTTTATAGATTCTACTGTGGCAATGATTCTAGGTGCTGGATTATTTGCAATAAGTAAGGCGGTGAGTAAGAATGGTGTAGGTATGGGTGATATAAAGATTATAGGAGCATTAGGATTTTATCTAAGAACCTATGCACTGATTGGCGTATTGATGGTGTCGTTGGTATCTATTGCTGTTTATGGAATGTTTAAGATATTGACTAAAAAGGCAACTACAAAGGATGAGATAGCCTTTGCTCCATTTATAGCTTTTGGAGTGACAACTTGTATGATCCTTGGATTTTAG